The following are encoded in a window of Chryseobacterium sp. genomic DNA:
- the smpB gene encoding SsrA-binding protein SmpB, protein MKIEKSVTILNKRARFEYEILEEVEAGIVLTGTEIKSLRSSKASITEAFCQFIDGELYIINMSIDEYKLGTYYNHKTKRERKLLLHKRELQKLEKKMKDVGNTIVPLKLYINSRGKAKVLIALGKGKKLFDKRESIKDRENRRTLDRILKKS, encoded by the coding sequence ATGAAGATCGAAAAATCTGTTACAATATTAAACAAACGTGCCCGGTTTGAATATGAGATTCTGGAAGAGGTGGAAGCGGGCATTGTGCTTACCGGAACAGAGATAAAGTCACTCAGGTCCTCTAAAGCCAGTATCACCGAGGCTTTCTGTCAGTTTATTGATGGTGAGCTGTATATAATAAATATGTCAATAGACGAGTATAAACTCGGTACCTATTACAATCATAAAACTAAAAGAGAGCGCAAACTGCTGCTGCATAAGAGGGAACTTCAGAAGCTTGAAAAGAAAATGAAGGATGTGGGGAATACCATCGTACCCCTTAAACTTTACATTAACAGCAGGGGAAAAGCTAAGGTGCTGATCGCGCTTGGAAAAGGTAAAAAACTCTTTGATAAAAGGGAATCCATAAAAGACAGAGAGAACAGAAGAACCCTTGACAGAATTCTTAAGAAAAGTTAA
- a CDS encoding OmpA family protein: MKNLKLGISALALTVATTVFAQTSNNPWLIGVGAHGVNHMAVQNGGIGDKFGAFDRLFNIGDYHITPPLSKLTVARHLAGPLVLDWQTSVGNVPNPRFNMGKEFMLMTGLGLQLKANTLWNEESWFDPYLRVGASYLRHDYSGVSFPAADAANNNDVIAYDKNGTTTGKANHFATPVGLGSNFWITKNFGLGIQGDYVATPFNDGSNVPNFWQASASLLFRFGQRDRDKDGILDKDDLCPDTPGLPEFQGCPDTDGDGIPDKDDECPEVAGPVENNGCPWPDTDGDGIIDRDDNCPNVPGPAENAGCPWPDTDGDGILDKDDACPTVPGLAQYNGCPKPIEVWGEEATVALENILFNFDKATLRPESNEKLDNAAKIIKDSQGRFMIIGHTDKKGSEAYNLKLSKQRAAAVVQALEARGVNESSLKSMGVGEQDAVVPESASNAEREKDRKVIVKPADAATWDAMKKRDY, translated from the coding sequence ATGAAAAATCTAAAATTAGGAATTTCAGCATTGGCACTTACGGTTGCCACTACTGTTTTCGCTCAGACCAGCAACAATCCGTGGTTAATCGGGGTTGGTGCTCACGGGGTGAATCACATGGCCGTACAGAACGGCGGAATTGGTGACAAATTCGGTGCATTCGATAGACTCTTCAATATCGGTGACTACCATATTACTCCACCACTTTCTAAATTAACTGTAGCAAGACATCTTGCAGGTCCATTAGTACTGGACTGGCAAACTTCTGTAGGTAACGTTCCAAACCCAAGATTTAACATGGGTAAAGAATTTATGCTGATGACTGGTTTAGGTCTTCAACTTAAAGCGAATACGCTTTGGAACGAAGAGTCCTGGTTTGACCCATATTTAAGAGTAGGAGCAAGTTACCTGAGACATGATTATTCAGGTGTTAGTTTCCCTGCAGCTGATGCGGCAAACAATAACGATGTAATTGCTTACGATAAAAACGGTACTACTACAGGAAAAGCTAATCACTTTGCCACTCCAGTGGGTCTTGGTTCTAATTTCTGGATCACCAAGAACTTTGGTTTAGGTATTCAGGGTGATTATGTTGCTACTCCATTTAACGATGGTTCCAACGTGCCAAACTTCTGGCAGGCTTCTGCTTCCCTGTTGTTCAGATTCGGTCAGAGAGACAGAGATAAGGATGGTATCCTGGATAAAGATGATCTTTGCCCGGATACTCCAGGTTTACCGGAATTCCAAGGATGTCCTGATACTGACGGTGACGGAATCCCAGATAAAGATGACGAATGTCCAGAAGTTGCAGGACCAGTTGAAAATAACGGTTGTCCTTGGCCAGATACAGATGGTGACGGAATCATCGATAGAGACGATAACTGTCCTAACGTTCCTGGACCAGCTGAAAACGCAGGATGCCCATGGCCAGATACAGACGGCGACGGAATCCTTGATAAAGATGATGCCTGTCCTACAGTTCCGGGTCTTGCTCAGTACAACGGATGTCCTAAGCCAATCGAAGTTTGGGGTGAGGAAGCTACAGTAGCATTGGAGAACATTCTGTTCAACTTTGACAAAGCGACTCTTAGACCAGAATCTAACGAGAAACTTGATAACGCAGCCAAAATCATCAAAGATTCTCAAGGAAGATTCATGATCATCGGTCATACTGATAAGAAAGGATCTGAAGCTTATAACCTGAAACTTTCAAAACAAAGAGCAGCAGCGGTTGTACAGGCTCTTGAAGCAAGAGGAGTAAACGAAAGTTCTCTTAAATCAATGGGTGTTGGTGAGCAGGATGCTGTTGTACCGGAATCTGCTTCTAACGCTGAGAGAGAAAAAGACAGAAAAGTAATCGTTAAGCCAGCTGATGCAGCTACTTGGGATGCTATGAAAAAGAGAGATTACTAA
- a CDS encoding YebC/PmpR family DNA-binding transcriptional regulator — protein MGRAFEYRKASKMARWDKMAKTFSKIGKDIALAVKAGGPDQDSNPALRRCILNAKGANMPKDNVERAIKKASGADAENYEEVTYEGYGQGGVAFFVECTTNNTTRTVANVRAIFNKFDGNLGKNGELAFLFDRQGVFTIDRAAIKMDWDDFEMEMIDGGAEEIDQDEDEVYITTKFEDFGSLSHKLHELSIEAKSSELQRIPNNSKAVNAEQFKANMKMLERFEEDDDVQNVYHNMEITDELMDTL, from the coding sequence ATGGGACGCGCGTTCGAGTACAGAAAAGCTTCTAAGATGGCCCGCTGGGATAAGATGGCCAAAACATTTTCCAAGATCGGGAAAGATATCGCACTTGCTGTAAAAGCGGGTGGGCCGGATCAGGATTCCAATCCCGCACTGCGCAGGTGTATCCTGAATGCCAAAGGTGCCAATATGCCCAAGGACAATGTTGAACGTGCCATCAAGAAGGCCAGTGGCGCTGATGCTGAGAATTATGAAGAAGTAACTTACGAAGGTTATGGTCAGGGTGGTGTCGCATTCTTCGTGGAATGTACCACTAATAATACCACGCGTACCGTAGCAAACGTTCGGGCAATCTTTAACAAATTTGACGGAAACCTGGGTAAGAATGGTGAACTTGCCTTTCTATTTGACAGGCAAGGTGTTTTCACTATAGACCGCGCTGCGATTAAAATGGACTGGGACGATTTTGAAATGGAAATGATAGACGGTGGTGCCGAGGAGATCGACCAGGATGAAGATGAGGTATACATCACCACCAAATTTGAGGATTTCGGTTCGTTGTCACATAAACTGCACGAACTTTCAATTGAGGCTAAAAGCTCCGAACTTCAAAGGATTCCCAATAACAGCAAAGCGGTTAATGCGGAACAGTTCAAGGCAAATATGAAGATGCTTGAGCGTTTCGAAGAAGACGATGACGTTCAGAATGTTTACCACAATATGGAAATCACGGACGAGCTGATGGACACCCTGTAA
- a CDS encoding GNAT family N-acetyltransferase gives MNYTNNKSGNGGVITLSNDEAEIGRATYTVFPSEQKLIISFVLVHPQFEGRGMGKYLVEATVAYARENNWKVYPHCSYARAVMNRMNDVEDIMLHR, from the coding sequence ATGAACTATACAAACAATAAATCCGGTAACGGAGGTGTAATTACACTTTCCAATGATGAGGCAGAGATCGGCAGAGCAACATATACCGTTTTTCCGTCTGAGCAGAAATTAATTATCTCGTTTGTGCTTGTACATCCGCAGTTTGAAGGGCGGGGAATGGGAAAATATCTCGTTGAAGCCACTGTGGCGTATGCGAGGGAAAATAACTGGAAGGTCTACCCACATTGCTCCTATGCGCGTGCGGTAATGAACCGGATGAATGATGTAGAAGATATTATGCTGCACCGGTAA
- a CDS encoding RDD family protein, which produces MSQIDITTSQNINIQYQVAGIGERIAAFLIDMIIKIAYVIVLYTVLSKFLNLETYFNSLDRASIVAILTMITLPVHLYTLVFESLMEGQTPGKRLMKIRVVKIDGYQASFGDYLVRWVFRLIDITSNSGVVGIISMIVSKNNQRLGGIASGTAVISLKNKTGISQTILEHLDEGYTGTYPQVVALTDNDVRIIKETFTRAMTTYDRQVISAIAAKIRETIKLDPDQVKQTEQQFIRTVIKDYSHYTGRDE; this is translated from the coding sequence ATGTCGCAAATTGACATCACTACCTCACAAAACATAAATATACAATATCAGGTGGCGGGTATCGGCGAAAGGATTGCGGCTTTCCTGATAGACATGATCATAAAAATCGCCTATGTCATTGTGCTTTACACTGTTCTTTCAAAATTCCTTAATCTCGAAACCTATTTCAACTCACTGGACCGTGCGTCAATTGTCGCTATACTCACAATGATTACGCTTCCAGTTCATCTGTATACTCTTGTTTTTGAGAGCTTAATGGAAGGTCAGACCCCGGGCAAACGACTTATGAAGATACGGGTGGTAAAGATTGACGGTTATCAGGCTTCTTTTGGAGATTATCTGGTGCGCTGGGTTTTCAGGTTAATCGATATTACAAGTAACTCAGGGGTAGTTGGTATTATCTCAATGATTGTCAGCAAAAATAATCAGCGTTTGGGTGGCATTGCCTCCGGAACTGCAGTCATATCGCTGAAAAATAAGACAGGAATATCACAAACCATACTGGAACATTTGGATGAGGGGTATACAGGTACCTATCCGCAGGTGGTGGCTCTTACTGATAACGATGTACGCATCATCAAGGAAACCTTCACGCGTGCAATGACCACCTATGACCGGCAGGTAATCTCCGCAATTGCTGCGAAAATACGCGAAACAATAAAGCTGGACCCGGATCAGGTTAAACAGACTGAACAGCAGTTTATCCGGACGGTTATAAAAGATTACAGTCATTATACGGGCCGGGATGAATGA
- a CDS encoding stage II sporulation protein M, translating into MREVAFIKQNKEKWLGIEQVVDGKIKKNPDDLSSLYINLLNDLSFAQTYYPKSKTTVYLNHLSGRIFQRIYKTRRTEKNRLSYFFLTEVPLLVYQYRRFLSYAFLFFFLFVLIGGVSTFYDKDFPKLILGEDYVNRTLENIRQENAVGVYQQGSNWGMMVYIIVNNLAVGAKLYIYGIFGGLGTLFVLMQNAIMVGTFQYFFHQQGALQESARGIWLHGIFEIFSMVIEAMAGLILGASILFPDTYSRFNSFKIGFKNSFKIFLSTVPFTLCAGIIEGYVTRYALKMPLMLNLILLLLTFTIISFYYLVYPFIVHRKLKTQYDTVL; encoded by the coding sequence ATGAGGGAAGTGGCGTTTATTAAACAAAATAAAGAAAAATGGCTGGGAATTGAACAGGTTGTGGACGGAAAGATAAAAAAAAATCCGGACGACCTGTCTTCACTTTATATTAACCTGCTTAATGATCTTTCCTTTGCACAAACATACTATCCCAAGAGTAAAACCACTGTCTATCTTAACCATCTTTCAGGTCGGATCTTTCAGCGAATTTATAAAACAAGACGTACGGAGAAGAACAGGCTAAGCTATTTTTTCCTGACGGAAGTACCGCTGCTTGTTTATCAGTACCGCAGATTCTTAAGTTATGCATTTCTTTTCTTCTTCCTTTTTGTGCTGATTGGGGGGGTATCCACATTCTATGACAAAGATTTTCCAAAGCTGATCCTGGGTGAGGATTATGTGAACAGAACGCTTGAAAATATCAGGCAGGAAAACGCGGTCGGGGTCTATCAGCAGGGATCCAACTGGGGCATGATGGTTTATATCATAGTTAATAATCTGGCTGTAGGAGCAAAACTATATATTTATGGCATCTTTGGCGGGCTCGGAACTCTTTTTGTGCTGATGCAGAATGCCATTATGGTGGGTACTTTTCAGTATTTCTTTCATCAGCAGGGAGCACTTCAGGAAAGTGCCCGTGGGATCTGGCTGCACGGTATATTTGAGATCTTCAGCATGGTTATTGAAGCCATGGCGGGCCTGATTTTGGGGGCCTCCATTCTTTTTCCGGATACTTATTCGCGGTTCAATTCTTTTAAGATCGGTTTTAAAAATTCGTTTAAGATTTTTCTTAGTACCGTCCCCTTCACTTTATGCGCCGGAATTATAGAGGGATATGTGACCAGATATGCGCTTAAAATGCCTTTGATGCTTAATCTGATATTACTTCTGCTTACCTTCACTATCATTTCCTTTTACTACCTTGTTTATCCTTTTATTGTTCACCGGAAACTAAAGACACAATATGACACAGTTTTATAA
- a CDS encoding DUF4013 domain-containing protein, producing the protein MTQFYKIRDFSALISDTFGFFQTHGRNYFRNWLLLNGPLLILLVVMFVIGYSEFFSQISGAAGDGSSYLWQEYFEENQIMLFLSLAAVFIVFLAASIISYTFPVFYMKRLSETGNKDIKADEILFDIRSNASRFVLFFLGMLFIVAPVFLVVIGISYALMIIVIGFFMLLFLLPLAMNVINFLLFHYFHTGQGFFQSLSYAFRSQFNYANFPNRSPLWKYWGSTFIMYLIINVITTIFTMIPLVIMMFRIFAVMEDGSGTGPQNPMAGGMGMLFFMTYGVSILVSFILMNLILVNGGLMYYDSRTDLHRNVDLSNIDAIGRNEA; encoded by the coding sequence ATGACACAGTTTTATAAGATCAGAGATTTCAGCGCACTTATTTCAGATACCTTTGGTTTTTTCCAAACCCATGGCCGAAATTATTTCAGGAACTGGCTATTGCTGAACGGGCCACTGCTCATCCTGTTGGTGGTAATGTTTGTGATTGGGTACAGTGAGTTTTTTTCACAGATTTCGGGTGCTGCCGGAGATGGAAGCAGTTACCTGTGGCAGGAGTATTTTGAGGAGAACCAAATTATGCTCTTCCTGTCACTTGCCGCCGTATTTATTGTCTTTCTGGCTGCCAGTATAATAAGCTATACTTTCCCGGTCTTTTACATGAAGAGGTTGAGTGAAACAGGGAACAAAGACATTAAGGCCGACGAAATCTTGTTTGACATACGCTCCAACGCTTCCAGATTTGTACTCTTTTTCCTGGGAATGCTTTTTATTGTAGCACCAGTGTTCTTAGTGGTTATCGGCATATCCTATGCACTGATGATTATCGTTATCGGCTTTTTTATGCTGCTTTTTCTGCTGCCGCTGGCTATGAATGTCATCAATTTTCTCCTGTTCCATTATTTCCATACCGGACAGGGGTTTTTTCAGTCCCTTAGCTACGCGTTCCGGTCGCAGTTTAATTACGCCAATTTTCCCAACCGTTCACCTCTCTGGAAATACTGGGGCTCTACTTTTATTATGTATCTCATCATTAATGTAATAACCACCATATTTACAATGATACCGCTGGTAATCATGATGTTCCGGATTTTTGCGGTAATGGAAGATGGGAGTGGGACAGGTCCTCAAAATCCTATGGCCGGCGGCATGGGAATGCTGTTTTTTATGACCTATGGAGTTTCCATCCTGGTCTCCTTTATTCTTATGAATCTGATATTGGTAAATGGTGGTTTGATGTATTATGACAGCCGAACCGATCTGCACCGCAATGTAGACCTCTCCAACATAGATGCTATCGGACGCAATGAAGCTTAG
- a CDS encoding DUF4129 domain-containing protein, with product MKLRFSLLFLLFLCAAFSAQEPVSGTTKIDSILLSRYSGSAASDSFSHGSAVTDNQVYPKKFAQNYRQQYRGADFDYSGVKPRESIWQKFLKKVEEIIDFLFDELNPGKAMGITGIIIRVLAILLISFLIYFLLRFLVSRYGTFSAKKNNKVIINGTEVHENIHEINFAETILAYEQQGDFRSAVRYRFLNVLKNLTDRNVILWTPEKTNRDYLSEITQPDLKQQFSDLVYIYDNVWYGEFSIDEASYKHFSVKFDSVVPSKG from the coding sequence ATGAAGCTTAGATTTTCACTACTCTTTCTACTCTTCCTTTGCGCTGCTTTTTCGGCTCAGGAACCCGTGTCCGGTACCACTAAAATAGACTCGATATTACTCAGCAGGTATAGTGGGAGTGCGGCATCAGATTCCTTTTCCCACGGTTCTGCTGTAACCGACAATCAGGTTTATCCCAAAAAGTTTGCTCAGAATTACAGACAACAGTACAGGGGAGCGGATTTCGATTATTCAGGGGTGAAGCCACGTGAATCCATATGGCAGAAATTTCTGAAGAAGGTGGAGGAGATTATCGATTTCCTTTTTGATGAACTTAATCCAGGCAAGGCTATGGGGATTACCGGCATAATTATAAGGGTTTTGGCCATCCTCCTGATTTCTTTTTTAATCTATTTTTTACTTCGCTTTCTGGTTTCCAGGTACGGAACCTTTTCTGCGAAGAAGAACAACAAAGTAATTATAAACGGCACGGAAGTTCATGAAAATATTCATGAAATCAATTTCGCTGAAACTATTCTGGCTTATGAGCAGCAGGGTGATTTCCGATCTGCGGTGCGCTACAGATTTTTAAATGTGCTAAAGAACCTTACAGACCGTAATGTGATTCTCTGGACTCCCGAGAAAACAAACAGGGATTATCTTTCCGAGATTACGCAACCTGACTTAAAACAGCAATTTTCGGATCTTGTCTATATTTATGATAATGTATGGTATGGTGAATTTAGTATTGATGAAGCCAGCTACAAACATTTTTCAGTAAAATTTGATTCAGTCGTACCTTCAAAAGGGTAA
- a CDS encoding AAA family ATPase, translating to MHDTDMNFRPDASGDFRPRIDLQHLQRSVSLVKSEIGKVIIGQESMIEHLIAALLANGHVLIEGVPGVAKTITAKLLAKTIDVGFSRIQFTPDLMPSDILGASVFNAKTTEFEFRAGPVFSNFILIDEINRSPAKTQSALFEVMEERQITMDGTRYEMEQPFLVIATQNPIEHEGTYRLPEAQLDRFLFKVNVGYPDLQQEISIITNEHSNRLADKTDAVQPVVSASELKEFQGLVRNIVVETHLLEYIAGIIVNTRENPFLYLGASPRAGLALLAASKSFAAIRGRDFITPEDIKEASYAVLRHRVMVTPEREMEGLTSDEIVRQILESIEIPR from the coding sequence ATGCACGATACAGATATGAACTTCCGTCCGGATGCCTCCGGAGACTTCCGGCCACGCATAGACCTTCAGCATTTACAAAGAAGCGTGAGCCTGGTGAAGAGTGAGATCGGGAAGGTAATTATTGGCCAGGAAAGCATGATTGAACACCTGATTGCGGCACTCCTGGCTAACGGGCATGTACTTATAGAGGGAGTACCGGGAGTAGCTAAGACCATCACCGCGAAGCTGCTGGCAAAAACAATTGACGTAGGTTTCAGCCGTATCCAGTTTACGCCGGATCTTATGCCGTCTGATATTTTAGGCGCATCTGTGTTCAATGCGAAGACTACGGAATTTGAATTCAGAGCGGGTCCGGTATTCTCAAACTTCATCCTTATTGACGAGATTAACAGATCTCCGGCCAAAACTCAGTCGGCACTCTTTGAGGTAATGGAAGAGAGACAGATTACAATGGACGGGACGCGTTATGAGATGGAACAGCCTTTTCTGGTAATCGCCACTCAGAATCCGATCGAGCATGAAGGTACTTACCGCCTGCCTGAAGCGCAGCTGGACCGTTTCCTTTTCAAAGTAAATGTGGGCTATCCGGATTTGCAGCAGGAAATTTCCATCATTACAAATGAACATTCCAACAGGCTGGCCGATAAAACAGATGCCGTGCAACCGGTAGTGAGTGCATCCGAATTAAAAGAATTTCAGGGACTTGTACGTAATATTGTTGTGGAAACGCACCTGCTGGAATATATTGCCGGCATCATTGTAAATACCCGGGAGAATCCGTTTCTATACCTTGGTGCCTCGCCCAGGGCTGGATTGGCATTGCTCGCGGCCTCAAAATCCTTTGCCGCTATCCGAGGGCGCGATTTCATAACTCCGGAAGATATTAAAGAAGCCAGCTACGCTGTGCTGCGTCACCGCGTGATGGTTACTCCGGAGCGCGAGATGGAAGGCCTCACTTCAGATGAGATTGTAAGGCAGATTCTGGAGAGTATTGAAATCCCAAGATAA
- a CDS encoding DUF58 domain-containing protein → MKNLYINSRFYMALLAVGSLYVLAFFFSVLLWFAHILLILCLILLAVDIFLLFGKKSALLARRTLPEKLSNGDQNEILVSVKNNYPIPISVRIIDEIPYQFQKRDFLLSRQMKSGEDVVFQYPLVPKARGTYHFGKLNVFVRSQLLFISRRFIFQEGESLPCYPSFIHLRKYELMALQNEFMMGGLKKIRKLGHTMEFEQIKDYVSGDDIRTINWKATAKRNQLMVNQFQDEKSQRIFLIIDKGRTMQMPFRGLSLLDYSVNAVMALSHIILKKSDRAGLMTFSKQTENKVAADNRSGQLRKISEALYRIQTDFFESDFSRLYQDVRFTVGQRSLILLFTNFETLDAVTRQMKYLRGIAKNHLLVVVFFRNSELHDLIQANPENMKEVYDQIIAEKLEFEKKLIIQELRKYGIHSIYTLPENLNIEVINKYLEVKARGLL, encoded by the coding sequence ATGAAGAATCTTTATATCAATTCCCGTTTTTACATGGCGCTCCTTGCTGTGGGGTCATTATATGTGTTGGCATTCTTCTTTTCGGTGCTTTTATGGTTTGCCCATATCCTGCTGATTTTATGTTTAATCCTACTGGCTGTCGATATTTTCCTGCTCTTTGGTAAAAAGAGTGCGCTCCTGGCACGCCGAACTCTTCCCGAAAAACTTTCTAATGGAGATCAGAATGAAATCCTTGTGAGTGTTAAAAATAATTATCCCATTCCAATTAGCGTCCGGATCATAGACGAGATTCCTTATCAGTTCCAGAAGAGGGATTTCCTGCTCAGCAGGCAAATGAAGTCCGGTGAAGATGTGGTCTTTCAATATCCGCTGGTGCCCAAAGCAAGAGGTACCTATCATTTCGGTAAGTTAAATGTATTTGTAAGATCCCAATTATTATTTATTTCCCGCCGGTTCATATTCCAGGAGGGCGAATCTCTGCCCTGTTATCCTTCTTTCATACATTTGCGGAAATATGAGCTGATGGCCCTTCAGAACGAATTCATGATGGGTGGCCTTAAAAAGATCCGGAAACTGGGTCATACCATGGAATTTGAGCAAATTAAAGATTATGTTTCAGGCGATGACATCCGTACCATTAACTGGAAAGCTACAGCGAAGAGGAATCAGCTTATGGTTAACCAGTTTCAGGATGAAAAGTCCCAGCGTATCTTTCTTATTATAGACAAGGGGAGGACAATGCAGATGCCCTTCCGCGGTCTCAGTTTACTGGATTATTCCGTTAATGCCGTAATGGCGCTGAGTCATATTATTCTGAAAAAGAGCGACCGCGCGGGGCTTATGACTTTCAGCAAACAAACCGAAAACAAAGTGGCAGCTGATAACAGGTCCGGGCAACTTCGGAAAATCTCTGAAGCGCTGTACCGGATCCAGACCGATTTCTTTGAAAGTGATTTCAGCAGGCTTTATCAGGACGTCAGGTTTACCGTGGGACAGAGAAGCCTGATCCTTCTTTTCACTAATTTTGAAACCTTGGATGCGGTTACCCGACAAATGAAGTACCTTCGCGGGATTGCCAAAAACCATCTGCTTGTGGTGGTGTTTTTCCGGAATTCTGAACTCCACGACCTCATTCAGGCTAATCCGGAGAATATGAAAGAGGTCTACGACCAGATTATTGCAGAAAAACTTGAATTCGAGAAGAAGCTTATCATTCAGGAGCTCAGGAAATATGGTATTCACTCTATATACACACTGCCTGAAAATCTGAATATTGAAGTCATCAATAAATACCTTGAAGTAAAAGCGAGAGGTCTCCTTTAA
- a CDS encoding OsmC family protein, whose product MKVSLNRINDDYLFECTNEAGNKILMDNTSQPNAKGVSPMESLLMAAASCSGIDIISILKKQRQEITSFNAEVEGERIQVDEAKPFSHIKLTFNIEGAVDPAKALKAAELSFQKYCSVTKTLEPNVTVSFEVTVNGHMA is encoded by the coding sequence ATGAAAGTAAGTTTAAACCGAATCAACGACGATTATTTATTTGAATGCACAAATGAAGCAGGCAATAAGATACTGATGGATAATACATCGCAGCCGAATGCGAAAGGGGTGTCGCCAATGGAAAGCCTGCTTATGGCTGCAGCTTCATGCAGCGGAATAGATATCATAAGCATCCTGAAAAAGCAGCGGCAGGAAATAACCAGTTTCAACGCTGAGGTAGAAGGCGAGCGTATACAGGTTGATGAAGCCAAACCTTTCAGCCATATAAAATTGACTTTTAATATTGAAGGTGCTGTAGATCCCGCAAAAGCCTTAAAGGCCGCCGAACTTTCCTTTCAAAAGTACTGTTCGGTCACTAAAACCCTGGAGCCTAACGTAACTGTTTCATTTGAGGTTACGGTAAATGGACATATGGCGTAG